A single window of Leishmania braziliensis MHOM/BR/75/M2904 complete genome, chromosome 27 DNA harbors:
- a CDS encoding putative FtsJ cell division protein gives MGVKSKKKAKTRLDAYYRLAKDQGYRARSAYKLIQLNRKYDFLAKSRVLVDLCAAPGGWCQVAAQHMPIGSKIVGVDLVPIAPIRGVKTFVGDIVDDKTRKMIVTYLKKEPVDCVIHDGAPNVGGVWSRDLFDQNALVLASAKMACSMLKASGWFVTKVFRSPDFHNLLWVFKQLFDKVEATKPQASRMESAEIFVVCAGFKAPKNIDPAFFNPQKVFAEVGEEKIVSASGLLVTPKSDVPIGYDEFATVSHRVASFSDFLRADDPKGFLKIHHELRFSDDVDKAYLKSKSSKKELVYLCGDLQQVGEADLRRMLRWREQLLREQARHIQADAVGTEEDGDADSMVGGTGSDGCDDGDDEDDGQRKRDYYFDFDSPEGVTQIARELLEIRKKKAKELKKKQKKVVDRKLKQIKGLINYDPNMSAEHMTEADGFDYQGTHTDAFDDDGDTAAGDEDGKPDELDHFTVEQLGLIPEKELAHIMDTTWTGPEDCGNDPLNPVMSVNLAAQDDWDLGEKENSDGSEAEGADDGMPHSKQLVEGEEYFMDVDNYGNYVPAQRSTRVTLYEAGLEGHEDSNDAEATDETPASKKKRVKAEKDAAQLEEAGKSSKWQRHQLNIEKVLNDTFPKPKDHNRAKNKKRQRFLEEERITMSAPTEMADPDKRKRVRTRFEDDDNDDSDASASELSEELSDGDLDDYEINRGREDSRRKRKLVPDIGKATTQELVRQQRKQALQDNKEVRKQNKRNKNNTNSGKHVSGKEDTEFEEIPIAMTDPDIRARTLAIAQKMLDPKARRDILDASVNRYVFNDDDDLPDWFVKDEQRNCRVVLPVTAEEIEEQRRRFQELNARPSRKVMEAMGRKRRKAQRMLRGLIDKGKADPRAREKASNLSVRKLMRSQVVKGQGKKKHKYLDRQLMGRMRREKQKLKRRK, from the coding sequence ATGGGCGTCAAGTCCAAGAAGAAGGCTAAGACCCGGCTGGACGCGTACTACCGTCTGGCCAAGGATCAGGGGTACCGCGCCCGCTCTGCCTACAAGCTGATCCAGCTGAACCGCAAGTATGACTTCCTCGCCAAATCACGCGTCCTCGTCGACctctgcgcagcgcctggtGGTTGGTgccaggtggcggcgcagcacatGCCGATAGGCTCTAAGATCGTCGGCGTCGATCTTGTACCTATCGCGCCGATCCGCGGCGTCAAGACCTTCGTTGGCGACATCGTGGATGATAAGACGCGCAAGATGATCGTCACGTACCTGAAGAAGGAGCCGGTCGACTGTGTCATTCACGATGGTGCGCCAAACGTCGGTGGTGTCTGGTCGCGCGATCTTTTCGACCAAAACGCGCTCGTACTGGCGTCGGCCAAGATGGCGTGCTCTATGCTGAAGGCAAGCGGCTGGTTTGTTACGAAGGTCTTCCGCTCGCCGGACTTCCACAACCTCCTCTGGGTGTTCAAGCAGCTCTTCGATAAGGTCGAGGCGACGAAGCCGCAGGCGTCTCGTATGGAGTCTGCCGAGATCTTCGTTGTCTGTGCCGGTTTTAAAGCCCCCAAGAACATCGACCCCGCCTTCTTCAACCCGCAGAAGGTCTTTGCTGAGGTCGGCGAGGAGAAGATTGTCTCCGCCTCCGGCCTGCTTGTCACCCCTAAGTCCGATGTGCCGATAGGGTACGACGAATTCGCGACTGTCTCACACCGTGTCGCGTCCTTCTCCGACTTCCTCCGCGCCGATGACCCCAAGGGGTTTCTCAAGATACACCATGAGCTGCGCTTTAGCGACGATGTGGACAAGGCGTACCTGAAATCGAAGAGCTCCAAGAAGGAGCTGGTGTACCTCTGTGGTGATCTTCAGCAGGTGGGTGAGGCCGACCTCCGGCGCAtgctgcggtggcgtgagcagctgctgcgcgagcaaGCTCGCCACATCCAGGCCGACGCGGTGGGCACTGAagaggacggcgacgcggACAGCATGGTCGGCGGGaccggcagcgacggctgcgacgacggcgacgatgaAGATGACGGCCAGAGGAAGCGCGACTACTACTTTGACTTTGACAGCCCTGAGGGTGTCACACAGATCGCGCGTGAGCTGCTCGAGATTCGCAAGAAGAAGGCTAAGGAGTtgaagaagaagcagaagaaggtGGTGGATCGCAAACTGAAGCAGATCAAGGGCCTCATCAACTATGACCCCAACATGAGCGCCGAGCATATGACGGAGGCCGATGGGTTCGACTACCAAGGCACTCACACTGACGCCTTCGACGATGATGGCGACACTGCGGCaggcgacgaggacggcaAGCCTGATGAGCTCGATCATTTTACTGTGGAGCAGCTCGGGCTCATCccggagaaggagctggcTCACATCATGGACACAACTTGGACGGGGCCGGAGGACTGCGGCAACGATCCGCTGAACCCCGTCATGTCGGTCAACCTCGCCGCTCAGGATGACTGGGACttgggggagaaggagaacagTGACGGATCAGAGGCCGAAGGTGCCGACGATGGAATGCCGCACTCAAAGCAGCTCGTTGAGGGGGAGGAGTACTTCATGGATGTCGACAACTACGGCAACTACGTCCCGGCGCAGCGCTCGACGCGCGTGACGCTGTACGAGGCAGGGTTGGAGGGTCACGAGGACAGCAATGATGCGGAGGCGACAGACGAGACGCCGGCATCCAAGAAGAAGCGtgtgaaggcagagaaggatgcggcgcagcttgAGGAGGCGGGTAAGAGCAGCAagtggcagcgccatcaGCTAAACATCGAAAAGGTGCTGAACGACACCTTTCCAAAGCCGAAGGATCACAATCGTGCCAAGAACAAGAAGCGACAGCGTTTCttagaggaggagcgcatcACCATGAGCGCGCCAACAGAGATGGCAGACCCGGATAAGCGCAagcgcgtgcgcacgcgctTTGAGGACGACGACAATGACGACAGCGATGCCTCTGCTAGTGAGCTGTCCGAGGAGCTGAGCGATGGCGACCTCGATGACTACGAGATCAACCGTGGTCGCGAAGACTCGCGCCGCAAGCGCAAGCTCGTCCCTGACATCGGCAAGGCCACCACACAGGAGCTcgtgcggcagcagcggaagcaaGCCCTGCAGGACAACAAGGAAGTGCGCAAGCAGAACAAGCGTAATAAGAATAACACAAACAGCGGCAAGCATGTCAGTGGCAAGGAGGACACCGAGTTTGAAGAGATCCCGATTGCCATGACGGATCCCGACATCCGCGCTCGCACGCTGGCAATCGCGCAGAAGATGCTGGACCCCAAGGCGCGCCGCGACATCCTTGACGCCTCTGTTAACCGCTACGTATtcaacgacgacgatgactTGCCTGACTGGTTCGTGAAGGATGAGCAGCGCAACTGCCGTGTTGTGCTGCCCGTGACCGCGGAGGAGatcgaggagcagcgccgccgctttcaGGAGCTGAACGCACGGCCGAGCCGCAAGGTGATGGAGGCGATGGGCCGCAAGCGCCGGAAGGCTCAGCGCATGCTACGTGGCTTGATTGACAAAGGCAAGGCCGAccctcgcgcgcgcgagaaggCTAGCAATCTTAGCGTGCGCAAGCTGATGCGCTCGCAGGTGGTGAAAGGCcagggaaagaagaagcaCAAGTACCTCGACCGCCAACTGATGGGCCGCATGCGGCGCGAGAAGCAGAAGCTGAAGCGCCGGAAGTAA